In a single window of the Biomphalaria glabrata chromosome 5, xgBioGlab47.1, whole genome shotgun sequence genome:
- the LOC106059267 gene encoding uncharacterized protein LOC106059267, whose protein sequence is MKMRWIMLISIFGMIQIIACQVACPDGWFGPKCQFQCHCQTKCDSTGECEENLCSVGWFGYKCQYQDFVSRFEVQDPDPERQLSRWSKGDDSDCTEDTSIKLVEIYLKKPFLFTWISLTVKNPELLRKFSITLVSNWKKWDCEQTITSIVKNTVNIRCEKREYVKKIILTGDGVHSLCTIHVSNGRNMALKRPVTTDLNEVITGLTAIGDGNTDTNLAGSCTAIDDVNMLPSTSWSLSFEEPVLASSYTIISKGNYTGQGDLLVEFYDRNKNVIIILMDSYNAQLYSYDHKEPTWGLKITYKQTDSSSLDFSLCQISVFGECVPGRWGLDCKNSCGSECRFSCNESDGTCPID, encoded by the exons ATGAAAATGCGTTGGATAATGCTCATTAGTATTTTTGGAATGATACAAATAATTGCATGTCAAG TTGCATGTCCCGATGGCTGGTTTGGTCCAAAATGTCAGTTTCAATGTCACTGTCAGACAAAGTGTGACTCAACAGGCGAATGTGAGGAGAATTTATGTAGTGTTGGATGGTTTGGTTACAAGTGTCAATATC aggATTTCGTGTCTAGATTTGAAGTTCAAGACCCTGATCCTGAAAGACAACTCTCAAGGTGGTCCAAAGGAGATGATTCTGACTGCACTGAGGATACAAGTATAAAATTAGTCGAAATCTATTTAAAGAAACCATTTTTATTTACTTGGATAAGTTTGACAGTCAAGAATCCAG AGTTACTCAGAAAGTTCAGTATAACACTCGTCAGTAATTGGAAGAAATGGGACTGCGAACAGACGATTACATCCATTGTCAAAAACACTGTCAATATACGGTGTGAGAAGAGAGAATATGTGAAGAAAATTATTCTTACAGGAGATGGGGTTCACTCCCTTTGCACCATACACGTCAGCAACG GTCGCAACATGGCGCTAAAACGACCTGTAACAACAGATTTAAACGAAGTTATCACAGGTTTGACAGCGATAGGAGACGGCAATACAGACACGAACCTCGCAGGAAGTTGCACAGCGATTGATGATGTGAACATGTTACCGTCAACATCTTGGTCTCTTTCTTTTGAGGAACCTGTCCTAGCTAGTAGTTATACAATTATCAGCAAAG GCAATTACACCGGACAGGGTGATCTTTTAGTGGAATTCTACGATAGGAACAAAAATGTGATAATCATTTTGATGGATTCCTACAATGCTCAACTGTATTCCTATGATCACAAGGAACCTACATGGGGTTTGAAAATAACGTACAAACAGACCGACTCAAGCTCTTTAGACTTTTCCCTTTGTCAAATTTCTGTCTTTGGAG